TCGGCCATGGCGTAGCCTTCGAGACCGTCGCCGGCATGGTCGGCGACATGGCCGGCCTCGCGGAAGGCCTTGGTCAGATAGGCCGCAGCCTCGGCATCATCTTCGACGATCAGCAGTCGCATCGGCCAAGCCTATCCCAGAACGGACGAAAACGGCAGGCCGGAGGATACGCATCCGGCCTGCCGCGGTGAAGGCTGGTCTCCCGGCGCGGGGGCGACGGACTGCCGGGAGAACACGAGCCTTGCCCTTGATGCTGCCGACCGCGCGGTCGGCAGCCTGTTCATCGTGCCCGAATTCAGGCCGCCGGCTGCTTGCCGACCTCGAAGGAGAGGTCGCGCTCCTTGCCGTCGCGCCAGACGGAGAGCTTCACCTTGGAGCCCGGGGCATAGGTCGCGATCTTGCGCGAGAGCTCGCGGGCATCCTTGATCGCCACGCCGTCGACCGAGACGATCGTGTCGCCGCGCTTGATGCCAGCCTTGGCGGCGGGCCCATTGCGCTCGGCGGCGGCGACCAGGGCGCCGTGGGGCTCCTTCAGCCCGATCGCCTCCGCGACCTCGGCCGTCACCGGCTGGATTTGCACGCCGATGAAGCCGCGCGCCACCGTGCCGTCCTTCTTGAGGGCGGTGACGACCTGCTCCACAGTCGAGGCGGGGACGGCGAAGGCGATGCCGACATTGCCGCCCGAGGGCGAGTAGATGGCGGTGTTGACGCCGACGACCTCACCCTTCTGGTTGAAGGTCGGGCCGCCGGAGTTGCCGCGGTTCACCGCCGCATCGATCTGCAGGAAGTCGTCATAGGGGCCCGAGCCGATATCGCGGCCCTGGGCCGAGACGATGCCGGCCGTGACCGTGCCGCCGAGACCGAAGGGGTTGCCGACCGCAAGCACCCAGTCGCCGATGCGCGGCTTGCCGGCCGCCAGCTGGACGAAGGGGAAGCTGCCGCCCTCGGTGACCTTAAGCAGTGCTAGGTCGGTGCGCGGATCGGTGCCGATGACCTTGGCGTTCAGGGTCTTGCCGTCATCGGTGACGAGCTGGACCTCGGACGCCTTGTCGACGACGTGGTTGTTGGTGACGACATAGCCGTCCTGGCTGATGAAGAAGCCCGAGCCCTGCGACATGCCCTGGCGCGGCTGCGGACGGCTGGGGGCCGCGCCGCGCGGCGCCTGCTGCTCGAAGAAGCGACGCAGGCCGGGCGGCAGGTCGTCCAGGCTGCCCTGGCCGTCATCGGCAGCGTCAATCGTCTGCTTGACGCGGACGGAGACGACGGCGGGCTTCACCTTCTCGACCATGTCGGCGAAGGAGGGAAGCTGGGTCTGGACGCCCGAGAGCTGGATCGGCTGGGCGAAGGCGGGATGGTCGAACTT
This portion of the Bosea sp. OAE506 genome encodes:
- a CDS encoding trypsin-like peptidase domain-containing protein — encoded protein: MTTQTTPSRSILKRGALLAGAATLGIGLAAGIADGALKFDHPAFAQPIQLSGVQTQLPSFADMVEKVKPAVVSVRVKQTIDAADDGQGSLDDLPPGLRRFFEQQAPRGAAPSRPQPRQGMSQGSGFFISQDGYVVTNNHVVDKASEVQLVTDDGKTLNAKVIGTDPRTDLALLKVTEGGSFPFVQLAAGKPRIGDWVLAVGNPFGLGGTVTAGIVSAQGRDIGSGPYDDFLQIDAAVNRGNSGGPTFNQKGEVVGVNTAIYSPSGGNVGIAFAVPASTVEQVVTALKKDGTVARGFIGVQIQPVTAEVAEAIGLKEPHGALVAAAERNGPAAKAGIKRGDTIVSVDGVAIKDARELSRKIATYAPGSKVKLSVWRDGKERDLSFEVGKQPAA